From one Ignavibacteriota bacterium genomic stretch:
- a CDS encoding YbjQ family protein, translating into MNHSLVTTAFTIDGQRIVKNLGIVRGITVRSRNIFGTIGGSLQTLFGGNITLFTELCEKTRAEAFDIMVQHAEAIGANGIIGMRYDANEVMQGVTEVLAYGTAVIFEAE; encoded by the coding sequence ATGAACCACAGTCTTGTCACCACCGCCTTTACGATTGACGGCCAGCGCATCGTGAAGAATCTTGGAATTGTGCGCGGTATCACCGTTCGTTCGCGCAACATATTCGGCACGATCGGCGGCAGTCTTCAGACTCTTTTCGGCGGAAACATCACGCTGTTCACGGAATTGTGCGAGAAAACGCGCGCGGAGGCCTTCGACATCATGGTACAGCACGCCGAGGCCATAGGCGCGAATGGGATAATCGGCATGCGCTACGACGCCAACGAGGTGATGCAGGGTGTCACGGAGGTGCTGGCATACGGCACGGCGGTGATTTTTGAAGCGGAATAA
- a CDS encoding GIY-YIG nuclease family protein, producing the protein MDSRKQLKQAYKNEPKTAGVFQIRHIDSGRIFFGSSKNLHGVFAKNRLQLTMGGHLNSALQADWTRDGADAFVFEIVETLPVNEDPAHDYGPDLDILEMIWIDKLAPFAGNVYNTSRKVRQA; encoded by the coding sequence ATGGACTCGCGAAAACAACTCAAACAGGCATACAAAAACGAACCCAAAACAGCGGGCGTGTTCCAGATTCGCCATATCGACAGCGGACGGATCTTCTTCGGCAGCAGCAAAAACCTGCACGGTGTCTTTGCAAAGAACCGTCTGCAATTGACCATGGGCGGTCACCTGAACTCCGCGCTGCAGGCGGACTGGACCCGCGACGGCGCCGATGCATTTGTCTTCGAGATAGTCGAGACACTGCCGGTCAACGAGGATCCGGCACACGACTACGGTCCCGACCTCGACATTCTCGAAATGATTTGGATCGACAAACTCGCCCCCTTCGCGGGCAACGTGTACAATACGAGCCGGAAGGTGCGTCAGGCGTGA
- a CDS encoding NupC/NupG family nucleoside CNT transporter, whose product MTFDGVVRGLLGIVLVLAVGFVFSTNRRRIPWRLVAIGIGLQFGFALLVLKTSAGRWVFQELSRFFVFVFGFAADGARFVFGPLANAPGAQGSLGFFFAFQVLPTIIFFAALMGILYHAGLMQRVVQGMAWIMLRVLGTSGAESLNVAANTFIGQTEAPLVIRPYLKTLTESELFTVLTSGMAHIAGGVLAAYVQMLGTAAAAAAGTAAEAEQVRFAGHFLAACIMAAPATMVVAKMLVPETGEPQTMGSVKLSIEKTHVNMIDAAASGAADGVRLAINVGGMLVAFIAVIALANALLGWVGDAAGWNTALRAAYGGPLSLELLFGFVFQFIAYTIGVPWHDAMNVGSLLGIKLVLNEFVAYSRMAELVGAGALGDKSIVIATYALCGFANFSSMAIQLGGIGPLAENRRADIARLGLRSVLGGSIATWMMAAIAGMLV is encoded by the coding sequence ATGACATTTGATGGCGTAGTGCGCGGTCTTCTCGGGATCGTGCTGGTGCTCGCGGTGGGTTTTGTTTTCTCCACCAATCGCAGACGTATTCCCTGGCGGCTTGTCGCAATAGGCATAGGGCTGCAATTCGGCTTCGCTCTGCTGGTTCTCAAAACCTCGGCGGGTCGCTGGGTGTTTCAGGAGTTGAGCCGCTTCTTCGTATTTGTGTTCGGCTTCGCGGCCGACGGCGCTCGATTTGTATTCGGCCCGCTCGCAAACGCCCCGGGCGCGCAGGGCAGTCTCGGCTTCTTTTTTGCGTTTCAGGTGCTGCCGACAATCATCTTCTTCGCCGCGCTCATGGGCATCCTGTACCATGCGGGCCTTATGCAGCGGGTGGTGCAGGGCATGGCGTGGATCATGCTGCGCGTGCTCGGCACAAGCGGCGCGGAGTCGCTGAACGTCGCGGCCAACACCTTCATCGGCCAGACCGAGGCACCACTCGTCATCCGCCCCTATCTCAAGACGCTGACGGAATCCGAACTCTTCACGGTGCTGACCAGCGGGATGGCCCACATCGCCGGGGGCGTGCTCGCCGCCTACGTGCAGATGCTCGGCACCGCCGCCGCAGCGGCCGCGGGCACCGCAGCGGAGGCCGAACAGGTGCGATTCGCAGGCCACTTCCTCGCGGCCTGCATCATGGCCGCGCCCGCGACGATGGTCGTCGCAAAAATGCTCGTGCCGGAAACAGGCGAGCCGCAGACGATGGGATCCGTCAAACTCTCCATCGAAAAAACACATGTGAACATGATCGACGCAGCCGCGTCGGGCGCCGCCGACGGCGTGCGCCTCGCGATCAATGTCGGCGGCATGCTCGTCGCGTTTATCGCCGTCATCGCGCTTGCAAACGCGCTGCTCGGCTGGGTCGGCGATGCTGCCGGATGGAACACGGCCTTGCGCGCGGCATATGGCGGTCCGCTCTCGCTCGAACTGCTCTTCGGTTTCGTCTTCCAATTCATCGCCTATACGATCGGCGTGCCGTGGCACGACGCGATGAATGTCGGGAGCCTGCTCGGCATCAAACTCGTGCTCAACGAATTTGTCGCCTATTCCCGTATGGCTGAGCTGGTCGGCGCGGGTGCGCTCGGCGACAAATCGATCGTCATCGCAACCTACGCGCTCTGCGGCTTCGCCAATTTCTCGTCGATGGCGATTCAGCTCGGAGGCATCGGTCCGCTGGCGGAAAACCGCCGCGCTGATATCGCGCGCCTCGGGCTGCGGTCCGTCCTCGGAGGAAGCATCGCGACGTGGATGATGGCGGCGATTGCGGGAATGCTTGTCTAG